The Kutzneria kofuensis genome has a window encoding:
- a CDS encoding AfsR/SARP family transcriptional regulator: protein MGEEQVVLRLLGGFSLSVAGRQVALAPNAERLLAYLALEQRWITRAAMAAALWPDASERRASGNLRSTLWRIARVAGQAIVVRRTHDLHLHNGVQVDFVRASHQADNVESLATADALVADLLPGWPDDWVAVHRECFRQLRLSALESLCAHRRDHGRLREALTAGLTAVAADPLRESAYRELVAVHLADGNVAEALRQYHFYRQLLGSQLGLVPSRVMCDLVAPLLGPR from the coding sequence ATGGGTGAGGAACAAGTCGTGCTGCGCTTGCTGGGGGGCTTCTCGCTCAGCGTGGCCGGCCGGCAGGTCGCGCTCGCGCCCAATGCGGAGCGGTTGCTGGCCTATCTGGCGTTGGAACAGCGCTGGATCACGCGTGCGGCGATGGCCGCGGCGCTGTGGCCCGACGCATCCGAGCGCCGGGCCTCGGGCAACCTGCGCTCGACGCTGTGGCGGATCGCCCGTGTGGCCGGCCAGGCGATCGTGGTGCGCCGAACGCACGACCTGCACCTGCACAACGGAGTGCAGGTCGACTTCGTCCGGGCCAGTCACCAGGCCGACAACGTGGAGAGCCTGGCGACGGCGGACGCGCTCGTGGCGGATCTCCTGCCGGGCTGGCCGGACGACTGGGTGGCCGTGCACCGGGAGTGCTTCCGCCAGCTCCGCCTCAGCGCCCTGGAATCCCTGTGCGCGCACCGCCGCGACCATGGCCGGCTGCGCGAGGCGCTGACCGCCGGCCTGACCGCTGTCGCGGCCGATCCGTTGCGGGAAAGCGCGTACCGGGAGCTGGTCGCCGTGCACCTGGCCGACGGCAACGTCGCGGAAGCCTTGCGCCAGTACCACTTCTACCGGCAGTTGCTGGGCAGCCAGCTCGGTTTGGTGCCGTCACGGGTGATGTGCGACCTGGTCGCGCCGCTGCTCGGCCCGAGATGA
- a CDS encoding FAD/NAD(P)-binding protein yields the protein MTSRNQRLRVAIVGCGPRGLAVLERLLVRLRRRPGGQEVVIWALDPVEHGSGQVWRSDQPEWYATNATAAELTAQSLDSPGTPRSFAEWAGHDADSARQTYPSRAKYGRYLRETFARLCASAPPGVRVFPLTGTATALRRVDGQLHLTVDNGHPDLVVDKVVLATGHSGLEPDDEELRLMNHGRYIRGGMAATMPLDDIEPDSTVAIRGLGLTFYDVTRALSVGRGGRFVRLAGELRYVPSGLEPRMVAGSRSGLPFLARAELTEPAELAPRPVILTEDKLAELRAAAADRRGSAKLDFAAEVEPLVRAELEYAYYRCIVRQRHGDEAAAAFSLDALADFDLDDVPPFDVGKLAAPFADQGFGGPDEFRSRLLGVLREDVARASAGSTIDPVKAALEVMRSLRPAMPDVVDFDGLLPDSQRDFLTRWAPMSFLLSAGPPVAHVEQLAALIEAGVVDVVGPDARFSAGDSGLFVTESPAVAGSRRLADVLLDARAPGADLRRDTNPLLRQLLADGMISEHVNADPATGRRFASGGLAVTRSPFHVVDARGVPDRDIHAIGVVTQNTRWFTQVGTGRPGQDSPFRRDADAIAGAVLAGEVRSWPIPA from the coding sequence ATGACGTCACGGAACCAGCGGCTGCGGGTCGCGATCGTGGGCTGCGGGCCGCGCGGACTGGCCGTGCTGGAACGGCTCCTGGTCCGGCTGCGCCGCCGCCCGGGCGGCCAAGAGGTCGTGATCTGGGCTCTGGACCCGGTTGAGCACGGCTCCGGCCAGGTGTGGCGGAGCGACCAGCCCGAGTGGTACGCGACCAACGCCACCGCCGCCGAACTGACGGCGCAGTCCCTCGATTCGCCGGGCACACCGCGGTCGTTCGCCGAGTGGGCCGGGCACGACGCCGACTCCGCCCGGCAGACGTACCCCAGCCGGGCGAAATACGGCCGCTACCTGAGGGAGACCTTCGCCCGGCTGTGCGCGTCCGCCCCGCCCGGCGTGCGGGTGTTCCCGTTGACCGGCACCGCGACGGCACTGCGCCGTGTGGACGGTCAACTGCACCTCACCGTCGACAATGGACATCCTGATCTCGTTGTGGACAAGGTTGTCCTGGCCACCGGCCACAGTGGTCTGGAGCCCGACGACGAGGAGCTCCGGCTGATGAACCATGGCCGCTACATCCGCGGTGGCATGGCCGCGACGATGCCGTTGGACGACATCGAACCGGACAGCACGGTCGCGATCCGCGGCCTGGGCCTGACGTTCTACGACGTCACCCGCGCGCTGTCGGTGGGTCGAGGTGGCCGCTTCGTCCGGCTGGCCGGTGAATTGCGCTATGTGCCCAGCGGCTTGGAGCCGCGGATGGTCGCCGGGTCGCGCAGCGGCCTGCCCTTCCTCGCCCGCGCCGAGCTGACCGAGCCCGCCGAGCTCGCTCCGCGCCCGGTCATCCTCACCGAGGACAAGCTGGCCGAGCTGCGCGCGGCCGCCGCCGACCGCCGTGGTAGCGCGAAGCTGGACTTCGCCGCCGAGGTGGAGCCGCTGGTCCGGGCCGAGCTCGAGTACGCGTACTACCGCTGCATCGTGCGCCAGCGGCACGGCGACGAGGCGGCCGCCGCCTTCAGCCTCGACGCGCTGGCCGACTTCGACCTGGACGACGTGCCGCCCTTCGACGTCGGCAAGCTGGCCGCTCCCTTCGCCGACCAGGGGTTCGGCGGCCCGGACGAGTTCCGGTCCCGGCTGCTCGGCGTTTTGCGCGAGGACGTGGCCAGGGCCTCGGCCGGGTCGACCATCGACCCCGTCAAGGCGGCGCTGGAGGTGATGCGCTCGCTGCGCCCGGCCATGCCGGACGTGGTGGACTTCGACGGCCTGCTGCCGGACTCGCAGCGGGATTTCCTGACGCGCTGGGCGCCGATGAGCTTCCTGCTGTCGGCCGGGCCGCCCGTGGCGCACGTCGAGCAGCTGGCGGCGTTGATCGAGGCCGGCGTGGTGGACGTCGTCGGCCCCGACGCGCGGTTCTCGGCCGGCGACTCGGGCCTGTTCGTGACGGAATCGCCCGCGGTGGCCGGTTCCCGGCGGTTGGCCGACGTCCTGCTGGACGCCCGGGCGCCGGGTGCGGACCTGCGCCGCGACACCAACCCGCTGCTGCGCCAACTGCTGGCCGACGGCATGATCAGCGAGCACGTCAACGCGGACCCGGCCACCGGGCGGCGGTTCGCCAGCGGCGGCCTGGCCGTCACCAGGTCCCCCTTCCACGTGGTCGACGCCCGGGGCGTGCCCGACCGCGACATCCACGCCATCGGGGTCGTCACCCAGAACACCCGCTGGTTCACGCAGGTCGGCACCGGCCGGCCGGGACAGGACAGCCCGTTCCGCCGCGACGCCGACGCGATCGCCGGCGCCGTGCTGGCCGGGGAGGTGCGATCGTGGCCGATTCCGGCTTGA
- a CDS encoding Rieske (2Fe-2S) protein, whose amino-acid sequence MEQPRVFDRIADDERLDAVGDALRRGVHAVLRPGVVKDLLHGVFLGHPLHPALVQVPIGCFASAAVLDIGGNSRDAARLIGLGVLSSVPAAAAGLADYADSQQDHRRVGVVHAAANSAALVCYVASLALRAKGRRRGGVLSAMAGLTFSMAGATLGGDLAFRRAVGANHSEHASRVGPADWCDLGYVEQFAESKPTRRMAGDIPVLVVRRGEDFAVLHDQCSHMSGPLSEGELTEVDGVDCVQCPWHGSVFRLDDGRPAHGPATAPQQRLDSRVRGSRLEVKMA is encoded by the coding sequence ATGGAGCAGCCTCGTGTCTTCGACCGGATCGCCGACGACGAACGACTGGACGCCGTGGGCGACGCGTTGCGCCGGGGTGTGCACGCGGTCCTGCGCCCGGGTGTGGTGAAGGATCTGCTGCACGGCGTGTTCCTCGGCCACCCGCTGCACCCCGCGCTGGTGCAGGTGCCCATCGGCTGTTTCGCCAGCGCGGCCGTGCTCGACATCGGCGGCAACTCCCGGGACGCCGCCCGCCTGATCGGACTCGGTGTGCTCAGCAGCGTTCCGGCGGCCGCGGCGGGACTGGCCGACTACGCGGACAGCCAGCAGGACCACCGGCGGGTCGGCGTCGTGCACGCCGCGGCCAACTCGGCCGCCCTGGTCTGCTACGTCGCCTCGCTGGCGCTGCGGGCCAAGGGCCGGCGGCGTGGTGGCGTCCTGTCGGCGATGGCGGGCCTGACGTTCAGCATGGCCGGGGCCACCCTCGGCGGCGATCTCGCGTTCCGCCGGGCGGTCGGCGCCAACCATTCCGAGCACGCCTCGCGGGTCGGCCCGGCCGACTGGTGTGATCTCGGCTATGTCGAGCAGTTCGCCGAGTCGAAGCCGACGCGCCGGATGGCGGGGGACATCCCGGTGCTCGTGGTGCGGCGGGGCGAGGACTTCGCGGTGCTCCACGACCAGTGCAGCCACATGTCCGGCCCACTGTCCGAGGGGGAGCTGACGGAGGTCGACGGCGTCGACTGTGTCCAGTGTCCCTGGCACGGCAGCGTTTTCCGGCTCGACGACGGCCGGCCGGCCCACGGGCCCGCCACCGCGCCGCAGCAGCGGTTGGACAGCCGGGTACGTGGCAGCCGACTCGAAGTCAAGATGGCGTAG
- a CDS encoding DUF3618 domain-containing protein has product MNAKDQAAELREQAERTREALGETVQQLSDKLDVQARASEGMQKVGAKAQQVAATAAGKAQQATAQVKDTAVHTLDEAERKIDDLPEAVRQPAHRTMDVVRQRPGMVLLGLAGLIVLLRLLLRRSHD; this is encoded by the coding sequence ATGAACGCGAAGGATCAGGCCGCGGAGCTGCGAGAGCAGGCCGAGCGCACCCGTGAGGCGCTGGGCGAGACGGTGCAGCAGCTGTCCGACAAGCTCGACGTGCAGGCACGGGCCAGCGAGGGGATGCAGAAGGTCGGGGCCAAGGCCCAGCAGGTGGCCGCGACCGCGGCCGGCAAGGCCCAGCAGGCGACTGCCCAGGTCAAGGACACCGCGGTGCACACACTCGACGAGGCCGAGCGCAAGATCGACGACCTGCCCGAGGCCGTCCGGCAGCCCGCGCACCGCACGATGGACGTGGTCCGCCAGCGGCCCGGCATGGTGCTGCTGGGGCTGGCCGGGCTGATCGTGCTGCTGCGGCTGCTGCTGCGCCGGTCCCACGACTGA
- a CDS encoding DUF2188 domain-containing protein, whose product MSDGDVITYNEDGVWKTRVEGNSRASRISADRGDAVAFGRRVARERGVRHIVLDPAKPNPDSDS is encoded by the coding sequence GTGTCCGACGGAGATGTGATCACCTACAACGAGGACGGCGTCTGGAAGACGCGGGTGGAGGGCAACAGCAGGGCCTCGCGGATCAGCGCGGACCGGGGCGACGCGGTCGCCTTCGGCCGCCGCGTGGCCCGGGAACGCGGGGTCCGGCACATCGTGCTGGACCCCGCGAAACCCAATCCCGACAGCGATTCCTAG
- a CDS encoding sodium:calcium antiporter codes for MSGLPLPVLLAIFAVAAAAIWIAGVQLSNQTDVLSTRLHLGSALGGLILLAVATNLPELAIVATAAVSGNLGVAVGNILGGIAIQTVVLVVLDVAGVRGGRPLTYRAASLVLVLEGMLVIAVLAVVVAGTQLPSDLIAFRLTPGPVLITVLWVVGLLLLHRAGTSLPWQESGQAPDGQDRPRGHRRKHVEQQATDKGTSTAKAAVIFGVAAVITLVAGVALERSGDAIADHIGLSGVLFGATVLAAATSLPEISTGLTSVRNGDYQLAVSDIFGGNAFLPVLFLLATLLSGQSVLPQAQNTDIYLTTLGILLTLVYAAGLLFRPTRRIAGMGVDSLAVLVLYALGVAGLFAIATA; via the coding sequence ATGTCTGGACTGCCGCTGCCGGTGCTGCTGGCCATCTTCGCCGTGGCCGCCGCCGCCATCTGGATCGCCGGTGTGCAGCTGTCCAACCAGACCGACGTGCTGTCCACCCGATTGCACCTCGGATCGGCGCTGGGCGGACTCATCCTGCTGGCGGTGGCCACGAACCTGCCGGAGCTGGCCATCGTCGCCACCGCGGCGGTGTCGGGCAACCTCGGCGTGGCCGTCGGCAACATCCTCGGCGGCATCGCCATCCAGACCGTGGTCCTGGTCGTGCTGGACGTGGCCGGCGTGCGCGGCGGGCGGCCGCTCACCTACCGGGCCGCGTCGCTCGTGCTGGTGTTGGAAGGCATGCTCGTGATCGCGGTGCTGGCGGTGGTCGTGGCCGGCACACAGCTCCCGTCCGACCTCATCGCGTTCCGCCTGACGCCGGGGCCGGTGCTCATCACCGTGCTGTGGGTGGTGGGGCTGCTGCTCCTGCACCGCGCCGGCACATCCCTGCCGTGGCAGGAGTCCGGGCAGGCGCCCGACGGCCAGGACCGCCCGCGGGGGCATCGCCGCAAGCACGTGGAGCAGCAGGCCACCGACAAGGGAACCAGCACCGCCAAGGCAGCCGTCATCTTCGGCGTCGCCGCCGTGATCACGCTCGTCGCCGGCGTGGCGCTGGAGCGCAGCGGCGACGCCATAGCCGACCACATCGGACTTTCGGGCGTCCTGTTCGGCGCGACGGTGCTCGCCGCCGCCACCTCGCTACCGGAGATCTCGACCGGCCTGACCTCCGTGCGCAATGGCGACTACCAGCTCGCCGTCAGCGACATCTTCGGCGGCAACGCCTTCCTGCCCGTCCTGTTCCTGCTGGCTACGCTGCTGTCGGGCCAGTCGGTGCTGCCGCAGGCGCAGAACACCGACATCTACCTCACCACACTCGGCATCCTGCTCACTCTGGTGTACGCGGCCGGCCTGCTGTTCCGGCCGACCCGGCGCATCGCCGGCATGGGCGTCGACTCACTGGCGGTCCTGGTGTTGTACGCGCTGGGGGTGGCCGGCCTGTTCGCCATCGCCACGGCGTGA
- a CDS encoding zinc-dependent alcohol dehydrogenase, with amino-acid sequence MRALCWEGVNDVRVQDVPDARIQDAEDLVLRVGLSTVCGSDLHLLTGHIPFMQAGDVIGHEFMGEVVEVGPGVTRHKPGDRVVVCSFIGCGRCWYCRHDLWSLCDNTNTDPGITQGLWGADPGGIFGYSHAMGGFRGSHAEYVRVPFADHTAIPIPDGVDDQSALFASDSVPTGWMGADLGGVQPGDVVAVWGSGAVGQMAARAAQLLGAERVLVIDRFDYRLRQAERVFGVETLNYEAVDIGAALREETGGRGPDVCIEAVGCEAHSPGPQHVYDQVKSKLKLETDRPIAVREAVFNCRKGGSVFVLGVFTGFVDKFPLGALMNKGLTLRAAQQHGQRYVPMLLDRIAKGELSTSHLATHMLPLEEGALGYEMFKEKTDGCVRAVFRP; translated from the coding sequence GTGAGGGCGCTGTGCTGGGAGGGCGTCAACGACGTGCGGGTGCAGGACGTGCCCGACGCGCGCATCCAGGACGCCGAGGACCTGGTGCTGCGGGTGGGGCTGAGCACCGTCTGCGGCTCGGACCTGCACCTGCTCACCGGGCACATCCCGTTCATGCAGGCCGGTGACGTCATTGGGCACGAGTTCATGGGCGAGGTCGTCGAGGTGGGGCCGGGAGTGACCCGGCACAAGCCGGGCGACCGGGTGGTGGTGTGCTCGTTCATCGGCTGCGGCCGGTGCTGGTACTGCCGGCACGACCTGTGGTCCCTGTGCGACAACACCAACACCGATCCCGGCATCACCCAGGGGCTGTGGGGCGCCGACCCGGGCGGCATCTTCGGCTACTCGCATGCCATGGGCGGCTTCCGGGGCAGTCACGCCGAGTACGTCCGGGTGCCGTTCGCCGACCACACCGCGATCCCGATCCCGGACGGCGTCGACGACCAGAGCGCGTTGTTCGCGTCGGACTCCGTGCCGACCGGGTGGATGGGCGCGGACCTCGGCGGCGTCCAGCCCGGGGACGTCGTCGCCGTGTGGGGGAGCGGCGCGGTGGGGCAGATGGCCGCCCGGGCCGCCCAACTGCTCGGCGCGGAACGGGTTCTCGTCATCGACCGGTTCGACTACCGGCTGCGCCAGGCCGAGCGGGTCTTCGGTGTGGAGACGCTGAACTACGAGGCCGTCGACATCGGCGCCGCGCTGCGGGAGGAGACCGGTGGGCGCGGTCCGGACGTGTGCATCGAGGCGGTGGGGTGCGAGGCGCACAGCCCCGGCCCGCAGCACGTGTACGACCAGGTCAAGAGCAAGCTCAAGCTGGAGACCGACCGGCCGATCGCGGTGCGGGAGGCCGTCTTCAACTGTCGCAAGGGCGGTTCCGTGTTCGTGCTCGGCGTGTTCACCGGTTTCGTGGACAAGTTCCCGCTCGGCGCGCTGATGAACAAGGGGCTGACGTTGCGGGCCGCCCAGCAGCACGGCCAGCGCTACGTGCCGATGCTGCTGGACCGCATCGCCAAGGGGGAGTTGAGCACCAGTCACCTCGCCACCCACATGCTGCCGTTGGAGGAGGGCGCGCTCGGATACGAGATGTTCAAGGAGAAGACGGACGGCTGCGTGCGGGCGGTCTTCCGGCCGTGA
- a CDS encoding MBL fold metallo-hydrolase, whose amino-acid sequence MAAGSITFIGTATTLLRLDEFTVLTDPNFLRRGQWAYLGKGLASRRRTEPALQVHELPPLDAVVLSHLHGDHFDRTARRGLDRATPVVTTPKAARRLHSSGFGEAVGLRTWQQQELRSGPASLVMTSLPGRHSFGLVGRLMPPVMGTLLEYRSHAGARPLRIYLTGDTLMHDELGEIGRRFPEIDLAVVHLGGTRVLGALVSMDGLQGRDLLAMLEPRHAVPVHYDDYGVFKTPLSQFRDVMAASDLSTSVHYLERGQTHQITTVH is encoded by the coding sequence ATGGCGGCCGGCTCGATCACCTTCATCGGCACGGCCACGACCCTGCTGCGGCTGGACGAGTTCACCGTGCTCACCGACCCGAACTTCCTGCGCCGGGGCCAGTGGGCCTACCTGGGCAAGGGCCTCGCCAGCCGGCGGCGAACCGAACCCGCCCTCCAAGTCCACGAGCTGCCGCCGCTGGACGCCGTCGTGCTCTCGCACCTGCACGGCGACCACTTCGACCGGACGGCCCGGCGTGGCCTTGACCGCGCGACGCCGGTCGTCACCACGCCGAAGGCCGCGCGCCGGCTGCACAGTTCCGGCTTCGGGGAGGCCGTCGGGCTGCGGACATGGCAGCAGCAGGAACTGCGCAGCGGACCGGCATCGCTGGTCATGACGTCGCTGCCCGGCCGGCACTCGTTCGGCCTGGTCGGGCGGCTGATGCCGCCGGTCATGGGCACGCTGCTGGAGTACCGGTCGCACGCCGGGGCGCGGCCGCTGCGGATCTACCTGACCGGCGACACGCTGATGCACGACGAACTCGGCGAGATCGGCCGGCGGTTCCCCGAGATCGACCTCGCCGTGGTCCACCTCGGCGGCACCAGGGTGCTCGGCGCTCTGGTCAGCATGGACGGCCTCCAGGGCCGTGACCTGCTGGCCATGCTCGAGCCGCGGCACGCCGTGCCGGTCCACTACGACGACTACGGCGTGTTCAAGACGCCGCTGTCGCAGTTCCGCGACGTCATGGCGGCGAGCGACCTGTCGACCTCGGTGCACTACCTGGAGCGGGGCCAGACCCACCAGATCACCACCGTCCACTGA
- a CDS encoding DUF3072 domain-containing protein: MSEPELNPEKPVEQWTTGEEPMTGPQASYLGTLAQEAGEEPPPENLTKAEASRRIDELQQRTGRG, from the coding sequence ATGAGCGAGCCCGAGTTGAACCCGGAGAAGCCCGTCGAGCAGTGGACGACCGGCGAGGAGCCGATGACCGGCCCGCAGGCCTCGTACCTGGGCACGTTGGCCCAGGAGGCCGGGGAGGAGCCGCCGCCGGAGAACCTGACCAAGGCGGAGGCCTCGCGCCGGATCGACGAGTTGCAGCAGCGCACCGGGCGAGGCTGA
- a CDS encoding PrsW family intramembrane metalloprotease yields MRAADPTPVRGRRAWLRILGTGLVLWLLTVVVTFLTGNPNLVPTLVLLGSFLVPVTFVAWAFGHRHSGEVTAELLLTTFITGGVLGVLGASLLETYLLHPSAGLFIGVGLVEEAVKLAALAVLTRRLTRKYALDGMILGAAVGFGFAAFESAGYAFTALFTEQGLSLMDLVQTEILRGLLAPVGHGLWTAILGGVLFSASDHRHFAFTRRLLLSYLGVSLLHALWDAMHGIALALTLLLTGTPRQFELLEQGYQPRPTPLQVNLFTVLSWGGLAVLAVIGVLWLVIERHTAARSERSAVFLRLPTIR; encoded by the coding sequence ATGCGCGCTGCTGATCCCACCCCTGTGCGGGGCCGCCGAGCCTGGCTTCGCATCCTGGGCACCGGGTTGGTGCTGTGGCTGCTCACGGTCGTGGTGACGTTCCTGACCGGAAATCCCAATCTGGTGCCGACCCTGGTGCTGCTGGGCAGCTTCCTCGTCCCTGTCACGTTCGTCGCCTGGGCCTTCGGGCACCGTCACAGCGGTGAGGTCACCGCCGAACTGCTGCTGACCACCTTCATCACCGGCGGTGTGCTCGGTGTGCTCGGCGCATCTCTGCTGGAGACGTACCTGCTGCACCCGTCGGCCGGCCTGTTCATCGGTGTCGGCCTCGTCGAGGAAGCCGTCAAGCTCGCCGCCCTCGCCGTGCTGACCCGTCGCCTGACCCGCAAGTACGCCCTCGACGGCATGATCCTCGGCGCCGCGGTCGGCTTCGGCTTCGCGGCCTTCGAGTCGGCGGGCTACGCCTTCACGGCATTGTTCACCGAGCAGGGGCTGTCGCTGATGGACCTGGTCCAGACGGAGATTCTCCGAGGCCTGCTCGCGCCGGTCGGTCACGGCCTGTGGACGGCGATCCTGGGCGGTGTGCTGTTCTCGGCCAGCGACCATCGGCACTTCGCGTTCACCCGCCGCCTGCTGCTGTCGTACCTGGGTGTTTCCCTGCTGCACGCGCTGTGGGACGCCATGCACGGCATCGCCCTCGCGCTCACGCTGCTGCTGACCGGCACGCCGAGGCAGTTCGAACTGCTGGAGCAGGGCTACCAGCCCCGGCCGACACCGTTGCAGGTCAACCTGTTCACGGTGTTGAGCTGGGGCGGTCTCGCGGTGCTGGCCGTGATCGGTGTGCTGTGGCTGGTCATCGAACGCCACACCGCGGCCCGCTCGGAGCGGTCCGCGGTGTTCTTGCGTCTGCCGACGATCCGGTGA
- a CDS encoding manganese catalase family protein, whose amino-acid sequence MFFHTGKLQFEAKPERPDPVYARRLQELVGGAAGEITVTMQYLFQGFNCRMPGKYKDMIMDIATEEIGHVEMLATMVARLLEGAPAQVTAEAVGEDPVLAAVIGGMDPQQAIIGGGAALPADSNGYPWNGRYVMASGNLLADFYANVAAEAQSRLQTARLYGMTDDAGVKAMLQFNLARDTAHQNQWLAGIEQLREDGLADTVEDSLHEVEVTEHAATLWHLSDGTESQNGRWAAGPTPDGRHEFGVITQPQPLGEPGLAPPPDPLLFATGPTAAQ is encoded by the coding sequence ATGTTCTTCCACACCGGCAAACTGCAGTTCGAGGCCAAGCCGGAGCGGCCGGACCCGGTGTACGCGCGGCGGCTGCAGGAACTGGTCGGCGGCGCGGCCGGCGAGATCACCGTGACGATGCAGTACCTGTTCCAGGGCTTCAACTGCCGGATGCCCGGCAAGTACAAAGACATGATCATGGACATCGCCACCGAGGAGATCGGCCACGTCGAGATGCTGGCCACCATGGTGGCCCGGCTGCTCGAAGGCGCGCCGGCCCAGGTCACCGCCGAGGCGGTGGGCGAGGACCCGGTGCTCGCGGCCGTGATCGGCGGCATGGACCCGCAGCAGGCCATCATCGGCGGCGGCGCGGCGCTGCCCGCGGACAGCAACGGCTACCCGTGGAACGGCCGCTACGTGATGGCCAGCGGCAACCTGCTGGCCGACTTCTACGCCAACGTCGCGGCCGAGGCGCAGAGCCGGCTGCAGACCGCTCGCCTGTACGGCATGACCGACGACGCCGGCGTGAAGGCGATGCTGCAGTTCAACCTGGCCCGCGACACCGCCCACCAGAACCAGTGGCTGGCCGGCATCGAGCAGCTGCGGGAGGACGGGCTCGCCGACACCGTTGAGGATTCGCTGCACGAGGTCGAGGTCACCGAGCACGCCGCCACGCTGTGGCACCTGTCCGACGGCACGGAGAGCCAGAACGGCCGGTGGGCCGCCGGGCCGACCCCCGACGGCCGGCACGAGTTCGGGGTCATCACCCAGCCCCAGCCGCTGGGCGAGCCCGGCCTGGCCCCGCCGCCCGACCCGCTGCTGTTCGCCACCGGCCCGACGGCGGCGCAGTAG
- a CDS encoding carboxylate-amine ligase, with protein MADSGLTFGVEEEFLVVDATGRPVPAGRSVLGGSGGETDELQHEMIACQVESATPVCTGVGELLGHLCRLRETLSASARERDLRLIASGTPPLPEATPPPLTSERRYHQIASHFRSLLKSANVCGCHVHVGVPDRETGLHVLNHLRPWLPVLLAVSANSPFNDGADTGYASWRHMQMSNWPSAGPPPYLRSLDEYDSTLDTMTRSGALLDPAMAYWDIRLSPTYPTVEIRVCDVTITAQEAALIAVLVRGLVALALLTDDDAPEVAQEVIRADLWLSARDGLRGRCAAPSGSPPEFHALDRLVAEVRPVLDDEDQDFVERVTRQLGRVGAGASRQLAAFARAGKPEDVVTMLAEATVPCDAPACP; from the coding sequence GTGGCCGATTCCGGCTTGACCTTCGGCGTCGAGGAGGAGTTCCTCGTCGTCGACGCCACCGGCCGCCCCGTGCCGGCGGGCCGCTCCGTGCTGGGCGGCTCCGGCGGCGAGACCGACGAGCTCCAGCACGAGATGATCGCCTGCCAGGTGGAGTCGGCGACGCCGGTTTGCACCGGCGTGGGCGAGCTCCTCGGCCATCTGTGCCGGCTGCGCGAGACGCTGTCGGCGTCCGCCCGCGAGCGGGACCTCCGGCTCATCGCCAGCGGCACGCCGCCGCTGCCGGAGGCCACTCCCCCGCCGCTGACGTCCGAACGCCGCTACCACCAGATCGCCAGCCACTTCCGCAGCCTGCTCAAGTCGGCCAACGTCTGCGGTTGCCACGTGCACGTCGGCGTGCCCGACCGGGAGACCGGGCTGCACGTGCTCAACCACCTGCGGCCGTGGCTGCCGGTGCTGCTGGCGGTCAGCGCGAACTCCCCGTTCAACGACGGCGCCGACACGGGCTACGCCAGCTGGCGGCACATGCAGATGTCGAACTGGCCCTCCGCCGGGCCGCCGCCGTATCTGCGGTCGCTGGACGAGTACGACTCCACGCTGGACACGATGACTCGCTCCGGGGCGTTGCTGGATCCGGCGATGGCGTACTGGGACATCCGGCTCTCGCCGACGTACCCCACGGTGGAGATCCGCGTCTGCGACGTCACCATCACCGCGCAGGAGGCCGCGCTGATCGCCGTCCTGGTGCGCGGATTGGTCGCCCTGGCGCTGCTCACCGACGACGACGCGCCCGAGGTGGCGCAGGAGGTCATCCGAGCGGACCTATGGCTCTCCGCGCGGGACGGGCTCCGTGGGCGCTGCGCCGCCCCCAGCGGCAGCCCGCCCGAGTTCCACGCCCTCGACCGGCTGGTCGCGGAGGTTCGCCCGGTGTTGGACGACGAGGACCAGGACTTCGTCGAGCGGGTGACCCGTCAGCTCGGCCGGGTCGGTGCCGGCGCGTCACGGCAACTCGCCGCTTTCGCCCGCGCCGGCAAACCCGAGGACGTCGTCACGATGCTCGCCGAAGCCACGGTCCCCTGTGACGCGCCGGCGTGTCCGTGA